From a region of the Dictyostelium discoideum AX4 chromosome 2 chromosome, whole genome shotgun sequence genome:
- a CDS encoding peptidase S16, Lon protease family protein yields MGSPTHFGLFLISDAEREVHMEELKSQEASKSKPPSKPKSNFTTFSHGTPDLSKIHKVGMLATVCRTQGYFVLGGGPIIEITGVSNDHDNNNSNLVEITESKNDTSDSTTTTTTTPSTSITPITTPVVPQIPTSKYLKVSIEPHEYSELGDSLTVRALRLQLVKCIYSAINRYQDSSFAQHLKQICMLPIFKMDDSSLLNSIGPLCISSPSEYQKLLECKSLEEKLNMVLSMLVKKCEVFDFNFSIEKQLEEKTMAQQKKYFLTEQMKLIRKELGIDLDEKETIKNKFNSRWKEIAVMDKQILQVFKEEMDKLSSCESNSSEYNTSRNYLDWMTLLPWNVYTNDNFDISKVKEILDRDHYGLKDIKEMIQTFIAVGKLRGSIGGKVILLVGPPGTGKTSVGKSIANALGRQFHRISVGGLSDVSEIKGHRRTYVASMPGKIIQALKTVKTSNPVILIDEIDKISRSSQGDPNSALLEVLDPQQNKNFVDYYLDVPYDLSRVLFICTANDADSIPAPLLDRMEVMTLNGYIQSEQMEIAKRYLLPLVRKETGISEEQLQFTPEAIKKLCELYCREAGVRNLKKFIDKIFRKMAYKLSMGMEQSVIITPDNLEQYVGPIKYPSSRLFQKQKPGIVMGLGGSLIHIESALDRFTNGPTVTTTGSLGLVMRESIDISYSYVKDFLLKVDASNDYFLKNSIHIHAPDGSTQKDISSAGITIVSSLLSLATGKLVKPDLAMVGEVSLTGKVIGVSGIVEKIVLAKRESIKTIIIPKENKKQLEEIPDFIKEGIEIYLVDYYSDVYSIAFTNDSTIKPLIFNDNKENQNENENQSEVKSTIIQ; encoded by the exons ATGGGATCACCAACTCATTTCgggttatttttaatttctgatGCTGAAAGGGAAGTACATATGGAGGAATTGAAATCGCAAGAGGCATCAAAATCTAAACCAccatcaaaaccaaaatcaaattttacaaCCTTTTCCCATGGCACACCTGATCTATCAAAAATTCATAAAGTTGGTATGTTGGCAACAGTCTGTCGAACACAAGGTTATTTCGTATTAGGTGGTGGCccaataattgaaattactGGTGTTTCAAATGAtcatgataataataattcaaatttagttGAAATTACTGAATCAAAAAATGATACATcagattcaacaacaacaacaacaacaacaccatcaacatcaataaCACCAATAACTACACCAGTTGTACCACAAATACCAACaagtaaatatttaaaagtttcaaTTGAACCACATGAATATAGTGAACTAGGTGATTCTTTGACCGTTAGAGCATTAAGACTTCAATTGGTAAAATGTATTTATAGTGCTATCAATAGATATCAAGATTCCAGTTTTGCTCaacatttaaaacaaatttgtATGTtaccaatatttaaaatggaTGATTCAAGTTTACTAAATTCAATTGGTCCATTGTGTATCTCTTCACCAAGTGAATATCAAAAACTATTAGAATGTAAAAGTTTAgaagagaaattaaatatgGTTTTATCAATGCTTGTTAAAAAATGTGAAGTTtttgatttcaatttttcaattgaaaa ACAATTAGAAGAAAAAACAATGgcacaacaaaaaaaatattttttaaccgaacaaatgaaattaattagaAAGGAGTTGGGAATTGATTTGGATGAAAAAGAGAcaataaagaataaatttaatagtaGATGGAAAGAGATTGCCGTAATGGATAAACAAATCTTACAAGTTTTTAAAGAGGAGATGGATAAGTTATCAAGTTGTGAATCAAATTCATCAGAATATAATACCTCTAGAAATTATTTGGATTGGATGACATTGTTACCATGGAATGTATACACAAATGATAATTTCGACATTTCAAAGGTTAAAGAGATATTAGATAGAGATCATTATGgtttaaaagatattaaagaaATGATTCAAACTTTTATTGCAGTTGGTAAATTGAGAGGTTCCATTGGGGGTAAAGTGATTCTATTGGTGGGACCACCGGGTACCGGTAAGACATCAGTTGGTAAATCGATAGCAAATGCATTGGGTCGTCAATTCCATCGTATTTCAGTGGGTGGTTTATCCGATGTTTCAGAGATTAAAGGACATCGTCGTACTTATGTAGCATCGATGCCAGGTAAAATCATTCAAGCTTTGAAAACCGTTAAAACTTCAAATCCCGTTATTCTAATCGACGAGATTGACAAGATCTCTCGTTCTTCACAAGGTGACCCAAATTCAGCACTTTTGGAAGTATTGGACCCACAACAGAATAAGAATTTCGTGGATTACTATTTGGATGTACCTTATGATCTTTCAAGGGTACTTTTCATTTGTACTGCCAATGATGCCGATTCAATACCAGCTCCACTATTGGATAGAATGGAAGTTATGACATTGAATGGCTATATTCAATCTGAACAAATGGAGATTGCAAAACGTTACCTCCTTCCATTGGTACGTAAGGAAACCGGTATCTCCGAGGAGCAATTGCAATTCACACCAGAGGCAATTAAGAAGCTTTGCGAACTCTATTGTAGGGAGGCGGGTGTtagaaatttaaagaaattcatTGATAAAATATTCAGAAAGATGGCATATAAACTCTCGATGGGTATGGAACAAAGTGTAATTATAACACCAGACAATTTGGAACAATATGTGGGTCCTATCAAATATCCATCAAGTCGTTTAttccaaaaacaaaaaccagGCATTGTTATGGGTTTAGGTGGTAGTTTAATTCATATTGAAAGCGCTTTGGATAGATTTACCAATGGTCCAACCGTAACAACAACCGGTTCACTCGGTTTGGTAATGAGAGAATCCATTGATATATCCTATAGTTATGTTAAGGATTTCCTTTTGAAAGTGGATGCCTCAAATGATTATTTCCTCAAGAATTCAATTCATATTCATGCTCCAGATGGTTCAACTCAAAAAGATATCTCAAGTGCTGGTATTACAATcgtttcatcattattatcattggcAACTGGTAAATTGGTTAAACCTGATCTTGCTATGGTAGGTGAAGTTAGTCTAACTGGAAAGGTCATTGGTGTATCTGGTATTGTTGAAAAAATAGTTTTGGCTAAAAGGGAATCCATTAAAACCATTATCATTCCAAAAGagaataaaaaacaattggaaGAAATTCCAGATTTCATTAAAGAAggtattgaaatttatttggtAGATTATTATTCTGATGTTTATTCAATTGCTTTTACAAATGATTCAACTATAAaaccattaatttttaatgataataaagaaaatcaaaatgaaaatgaaaatcaaagtGAAGTTAAAAGTACTATCATACAAtaa
- a CDS encoding DEAD/DEAH box helicase, giving the protein MIELNIDSFLEELNNLENITSTNTTPVNKSNSSIKNNSNNTNVESFDLPNWYVNPTGLSAQPEITPIAPQSSIISPTIPNNCIQLFNFSDKEEILSDIRREYLDFSIESHKLNDDDEQKRQSYLIWPRNIDTDSWDFKLLAERTLSIPCSTVELVIDKIQYSISITNYHEVFLNTEKTSSNSTSLDRPWSNSISKDNFHRGNTSNLPFLPGGIKSPNNNSTNSTNNNNQTPIDWVQFWHSKSLLVKPPGLDNGILDFNENINKQDNKQQQQQQQQQQQQQQQQQQQQEKEKEEEEEVNLRYTLKDLEREIEEERKREEAEEAEVYEDDDQEDDLDIEEEELDELDDIEKTKEEIDDIIKSPPQPTSSSLSTSSSSSSTTLKDKNKIEIEIEEETKRKEEESKKEKQWAFLEQKEITSPLSDLITNPAIEYPFDLDSFQKQAIVHMEQGESVFITAHTSAGKTVIAEYAIAMAAKNMTRAIYTSPIKALSNQKFRDFKNTFNDVGLITGDVSISPSSSCLVLTTEILRSMLYKGADLIRDIEWVIFDEVHYLNDLERGVVWEEVIIMLPPYVKMVFLSATVSNPLEFAQWIGRTKQLPIYVIGTTKRPIPLEHYIHTPSNELFKIVDSNRNFLPSGYNSAYNSLYKTDNNKGGGGGGRGGHNQQQQQRGGSGNNISGWSKLINTLKDKQQLPVIIFSFSKNKCQEYAGSLGQSVNLTQGNEKSQIRVFIEQSLGRLCEDDKSLPQILQMKELLERGIGVHHGGLLPIVKELVEILFSKSLVKVLFATETFAMGVNMPAKTVVYSSTRKHDGITFRDLIPGEYTQMSGRAGRRGLDKVGTVIITYWKDIPEQATIESMILGTPSRLNSQFRLTYNMILNLLRVPDFKVEDMIKRSFSEFSSQKELPGIEKQIEKLQQQQKQLAQVDCILGEPDIDHYYKLFSQAKKYNQQIQNIILNLPNDNHLSIGRVVVLSTSSNIEKEVNDDDDDDDDNNDDDEIFENEKYTIGLILECKSTLIKQYTNTKVDRVFKIFSLKLKIENDIVLCVGNEIITSSGGKEIMKVCNEKLQLKQSDLKSILAGAESGGESEILINSLEQQLLRLIEEYPLPLGPKSIDPIKQLKLKDVDFVSTYDHLQSIEKLIPESKCHKCPRLHDHYEQTEKRYQLQYAIRDAKYTASDENLKLMPQFNIRLDILHELGYIDDENTVTLKGRVSREINTCEDLVITELIFENAFINLEPSEVVSVLSCLIFQEKDAVQPSLTPRLEEAKQNLIKTAEKTYKVESDKGLDVVPDDKLETTLKFGLMQVVYEWARGTPFNDICTLTNVLEGSIVRAITRIGETCQEVRNAARVIGDTKLLQKMEEAMRLIKRDIVFTSSLYVN; this is encoded by the exons atgatagaaTTAAACATTGATTCATTTTtagaagaattaaataatttagaaaatataaCATCAACAAACACTACACCagtaaataaatcaaatagtagtattaaaaataatagtaataacacaAATGTAGAATCCTTTGATTTACCAAATTGGTATGTAAATCCTACAGGTTTATCAGCTCAACCTGAAATTACACCAATTGCTCCTCAATCATCAATAATTTCACCAACCATTCCAAATAAT tgtatccaattatttaatttttcagaTAAAGAAGAAATATTATCAGATATAAGAAGAGAATATTtagatttttcaattgaaagtCATAAATtgaatgatgatgatgaacaaAAGAGACAATCATATTTAATATGGCCAAGAAATATTGATACTGATAGTTGGGATTTTAAATTACTTGCAGAGCGTACATTATCAATTCCATGTTCAACAGTTGAATTGGTTATTGATAAGATTcaatattcaatttcaattacaaACTATCATGAAGTTTTCTTAAATACTGAAAAAActtcttcaaattcaactTCATTAGATAGACCATGGAGTAATTCAATATCAAAAGATAATTTTCATCGTGGTAATACTTcaaatttaccatttttacCTGGCGGTATAAAATCAcctaataacaatagtactaatagtactaataataataatcaaacacCAATTGATTGGGTACAATTTTGGcattcaaaatcattattagttAAACCACCTGGTTTAGATAATGgtattttagattttaatgaaaatattaataaacaagataacaaacaacaacaacaacaacaacaacaacaacaacaacaacaacaacaacaacaacaacaacaagaaaaggaaaaagaagaagaagaagaagttaATTTAAGATAtacattaaaagatttagaaagaGAAATTGAAGAAGAAAGAAAGAGAGAAGAAGCTGAGGAAGCTGAAGTttatgaagatgatgatcaAGAAGATGATTTAGATATTGAAGAAGAGGAATTGGATGAATTggatgatattgaaaaaacaaaggaagaaattgatgatattattaaatcaccGCCTCAACCAacctcatcatcattatcaacttcatcatcatcatcgtcaacaacattaaaagataaaaataaaattgaaattgaaattgaagaagaAACAAAGAGAAAAGAAGAAGAGAGTAAAAAAGAGAAACAGTGGGCATTTTTGGAACAGAAAGAGATAACTTCACCATTATCAGATTTAATAACCAATCCAGCTATAGAGTATCCATTTGATTTGGATTCATTTCAAAAACAAGCTATCGTTCATATGGAGCAAGGGGAGTCTGTGTTTATTACAGCACATACATCAGCTGGTAAGACTGTGATTGCTGAATATGCAATTGCGATGGCTGCAAAGAATATGACGAGAGCAATCTATACGTCGCCAATTAAAGCATTATCAAATCAAAAGTTtagagattttaaaaatacattcAACGATGTTGGTTTGATCACTGGTGACGTATCAATTTCACCCTCGAGTAGTTGTTTAGTATTGACTACAGAGATTTTAAGATCAATGTTATATAAAGGTGCTGATTTAATTAGAGATATTGAATGGGTGATTTTCGATGAggttcattatttaaatgatttagaaAGGGGTGTGGTTTGGGAGGAGGTTATCATTATGTTACCACCATATGTGAAAATGGTGTTCTTATCAGCAACAGTTTCAAATCCATTAGAATTTGCACAATGGATTGGTAGAACTAAACAATTACCAATCTATGTAATTGGTACAACTAAACGTCCTATTCCATTAGAACATTATATTCATACACcttcaaatgaattatttaaaattgtagaTTCAAATAGAAATTTTTTACCATCAGGTTATAATTCTGCATATAATTCATTATATAAaacagataataataaaggtggtggaggtggtggtaGAGGTGGtcataatcaacaacaacaacaaagaggtggtagtggtaataatataagTGGTTggtcaaaattaattaatacattaaaagataaacaacaattaccagttattatattttcatttagtAAGAATAAATGTCAAGAGTATGCTGGTAGTTTAGGACAATCGGTTAATTTAACTCAAGGTAATGAAAAGAGTCAAATTAGAGTTTTCATTGAACAATCATTAGGTAGACTCTGTGAAGATGATAAAAGTTTACCACAAATCTTACAAATGAAAGAATTATTAGAACGTGGTATTGGTGTTCATCATGGTGGTTTATTACCAATCGTGAAGGAATTGGTTGAGATTTTATTCTCAAAGAGTTTAGTCAAGGTTTTATTTGCAACAGAAACATTTGCAATGGGTGTGAATATGCCTGCTAAAACCGTGGTTTATAGTAGTACTAGAAAACATGATGGTATCACTTTCAGAGATTTAATACCAGGTGAGTATACTCAAATGTCTGGTAGAGCAGGTAGAAGAGGTTTGGATAAAGTTGGTACTGTAATCATCACCTATTGGAAAGACATACCAGAACAAGCTACAATCGAATCAATGATACTCGGCACTCCGTCAAGATTAAACAGTCAATTCCGTCTAACTTAtaatatgattttaaatttacttaGAGTACCAGATTTCAAAGTTGAAGATATGATTAAACGATCATTTTCAGAATTTTCATCTCAAAAAGAATTACCAGgtattgaaaaacaaattgaaaagttacaacaacaacaaaaacaattggCTCAAGTCGATTGTATCTTGGGTGAACCTGATAttgatcattattataaactATTCTCACAAGCAAAGAAATataatcaacaaattcaaaatataattttaaatttaccaaatgATAATCATTTAAGTATTGGTAGAGTTGTAGttttatcaacatcatcaaatattgaaaaagaagtcaatgatgatgatgatgatgatgatgataataatgatgatgatgaaatatttgaaaatgaaaaatatacaattggtttaattttagaatGTAAATCAACTTTGATAAAGCaatatacaaatacaaaAGTTGATAGAGTATTTAAGATTttctctttaaaattaaagattgaaaatgatattgtACTTTGTGttggtaatgaaattattacatCATCAGGTGGTAAAGAAATTATGAAAGTTTGTAATgaaaaattacaattgaaaCAAAGTGATTTGAAATCAATTTTAGCAGGTGCTGAAAGTGGTGGTGAAagtgaaattttaataaactcATTAGAGCAACAATTATTGAGATTAATTGAAGAGTATCCATTACCATTAGGTCCAAAATCAATTGACCCaattaaacaattgaaattgaaagatGTTGATTTCGTCTCAACCTATGATCATTTACAATcgattgaaaaattaataccaGAGAGTAAATGCCATAAATGTCCAAGATTACATGACCATTATGAACAAACTGAAAAACGTTATCAATTACAATACGCAATTCGTGATGCTAAATACACAGCATCCGatgaaaatttgaaattaatgccACAATTTAATATCAGATTAGATATTTTACACGAGTTGGGTTATATTGATGATGAGAATACTGTCACTTTGAAAGGACGTGTTTCAAGAGAGATTAACACTTGCGAGGATTTAGTTATCACTGAATTAATCTTTGAAAATGCTTTCATCAATTTAGAACCTTCAGAAGTTGTATCGGTTTTATCTTGTTTAATATTCCAAGAAAAGGATGCTGTTCAACCTTCACTTACACCACGTTTAGAAGAAGCAAAACAAAATCTTATCAAAACTGCTGAAAAAACTTATAAAGTAGAATCTGATAAAGGTTTAGATGTTGTACCTGATGATAAATTAGAAACAACTCTTAAATTTGGTCTTATGCAAGTTGTGTACGAATGGGCTAGAGGTACACCTTTCAATGATATTTGTA
- the cnrJ gene encoding carbohydrate-binding domain-containing protein → MSMKKFMNKISNMFDDYSHQSKQLPSHHQIPQNQQSMNYNSPNPGVYNIPNQQHPQYQQQQQQHHQQQQQQQQYQYQNQSQPPPYGNSYQNMNKNSPQPGVYNNNNSNSPKQQQQQFCYPPPPPTSSHSQQFTNYSNHQGLPLPPPPLSPPINNITNNYHNYHHHHHHYDNNNNNNNNGNYQINPSQPISPLQQTNKLSPTITGSGSISRYSPPNSRNSNNNYQQPKQAVNPIPGAYGDGIHDDTQAVLNYFNTFPTNVINIPPGNYLITAPLIIKKNNIQLMGSPNVKFLTNFPIWLTPPLSEGFINTEEYVFVLTGDNIVLDSINCSCITAGSLSSSFLYLCGNGFIMRNCIIDNFNQGVVFGILNDCSGKIPPGSHFTNIKITANQITNVMGIAGGSICYGDGISFFGCSNVVISNNFVSAKDGFTPRNGINSGPEGFLPSTNVQVINNTIRGDWDYSLTTEGGNQCTVSNNDIQGSCICGIIERGTGIKVSNNTIHIIGREKEGQTEPTGIQFYGVDNGEISNNSIMGSAKYAILIKPSHESGGASNSVVENNTIDGEFYNCIFMSNANQAKIHGNVVMGKSDVDSCVGLQVWYSNGLDIQGNNIDLPSGTACICSGAKNVNVLSNTMMTSRAGFYICQGSDDICIENNDLIGVTQTKFDQSSDNKSVTTSQNYGLDYNPPSNNYNN, encoded by the coding sequence ATGAGCATGAAAAAGTTTATGAATAAAATCTCGAATATGTTTGATGACTATTCTCACCAATCCAAACAATTACCAAGCCACCACCAAATTccacaaaatcaacaatcaaTGAATTACAATTCTCCAAACCCTGGAGTTTATAATATCccaaatcaacaacatccacaatatcaacaacaacaacaacaacatcatcagcaacaacaacaacaacaacaatatcaataccAAAACCAAAGCCAACCTCCTCCATATGGCAATAGTTACCAAAATATGAACAAAAACTCACCCCAACCAGgtgtttataataataataatagtaattctccaaaacaacagcaacaacaattcTGTTATCCTCCCCCACCACCAACATCTTCACATTCACAACAATTTACAAACTATTCTAATCATCAAggattaccattaccaccacctccattatcaccaccaattaataatataacaaataattatcataattatcatcaccaccatcatcattatgataacaataataacaataataataatggtaattatcaaataaaccCATCACAACCAATATCACCATtacaacaaacaaataaattatcaccaACAATTACTGGTTCAGGTTCAATTTCAAGATATTCACCACCAAATTCAagaaatagtaataataattatcaacaacCAAAACAAGCTGTTAATCCAATTCCAGGTGCATATGGTGATGGTATTCATGATGATACTCAAGcagttttaaattattttaataccTTTCCAACCAATGTTATTAATATACCACCtggtaattatttaataactGCTCCATTGAtcattaaaaagaataatattcaattaatggGTTCACCAAATGTAAAGTTTTTAACTAATTTCCCAATTTGGTTAACACCACCACTTTCCGAAGGTTTTATTAATACAGAAGAGTATGTATTCGTATTGACTGGTGATAACATTGTACTGGACTCAATTAATTGTTCATGTATAACTGCTGGTagtttatcatcatcatttttatatcTCTGTGGTAACGGTTTCATAATGAGAAATTGTATCATTGATAATTTCAATCAAGGTGTTGTATTTGGTATACTAAATGATTGCAGTGGTAAAATTCCACCTGGTAGTCATTTCACAAATATCAAAATCACAGCAAACCAAATCACAAATGTAATGGGTATTGCAGGTGGTAGTATATGTTACGGCGATGGTATTTCCTTTTTTGGTTGTTCAAATGTAGTAATCTCAAATAATTTCGTATCGGCAAAGGATGGATTCACACCTAGAAATGGTATAAACAGTGGTCCTGAAGGTTTCCTACCCTCTACAAACGTTCAAGtcattaataatacaattcgTGGTGATTGGGATTATTCGTTAACCACTGAGGGTGGCAATCAATGTACAGttagtaataatgatatcCAAGGTAGTTGTATTTGTGGTATCATTGAAAGAGGTACCGGTATTAaagtttcaaataatacaattcaTATCATTGGAAGAGAGAAAGAAGGTCAAACTGAACCAACCGGAATTCAATTTTATGGTGTAGACAATGGTGAAATCTCAAATAACTCCATCATGGGTAGTGCTAAATATGCCATTCTAATTAAACCATCACATGAAAGTGGAGGTGCTTCAAACTCTGTAGTTGAGAACAATACCATCGATGGCGAATTCTATAATTGTATATTTATGTCAAATGCAAATCAAGCTAAAATCCATGGAAATGTAGTTATGGGTAAAAGTGATGTTGACTCTTGTGTTGGTCTTCAAGTATGGTATTCCAATGGTTTAGATATTCAAGGTAATAATATAGATTTACCATCAGGTACAGCTTGTATTTGTTCAGGTGCTAAAAATGTAAATGTCCTCTCAAATACTATGATGACTTCAAGAGCTGGCTTTTATATTTGTCAAGGTAGTGATGATATTTGtatagaaaataatgatttaattggtgtTACTCAAACTAAATTTGATCAATCGTCCGATAATAAATCTGTTACAACTAGTCAAAATTATGGTTTAGATTACAATCCaccatcaaataattataataattaa
- a CDS encoding hypothetical protein (Similar to involved in global regulation of transcription; Snf5p): MEIINYLPPAACENCPQHKYCTRCYFQQLQFMSALTIHQKEISQPKKRKNTGHDEPNSNFYESDIESDDDDEQQQQQQQQQQQQQQQQQQQQQQQQQQQQQQQQQQQQQEPDSGTETEIQIEFDDEMESYHGTVSEFDTSYSEMESEFEESDYSEFELDNYENNNFNFMKPQNNNKSYQNNKYNKYNNKYSNNNNNAYKNHNKYDNNYNNKYNNKYNNNKYNKNKKYQKYENNQILSFLN, encoded by the coding sequence atggaaattattaattacctTCCACCAGCTGCTTGTGAAAATTGTCCACAACATAAATATTGTACAAGATGTTATTTCCAACAACTTCAATTTATGTCTGCACTTACCATTCAccaaaaagaaatttcacaacctaaaaaaaggaaaaatacTGGTCATGATgaaccaaattcaaatttctATGAATCTGACATAGAGTcagatgacgatgatgaacaacaacaacaacaacaacaacaacaacaacaacaacaacaacaacaacaacaacaacaacaacaacaacaacaacaacaacaacaacaacaacaacaacaacaacaacaagaaccaGATTCCGGAACTGAAACCGAAATccaaattgaatttgatgatgaaatgGAATCTTATCATGGAACTGTATCAGAATTTGATACAAGTTATAGTGAAATGGAATCAGAATTTGAAGAATCTGATTATTCAGAATTTGAGTTGGataattatgaaaataataattttaattttatgaaaccccaaaataataacaaatcttatcaaaataataaatataataaatataataataaatatagtaataataataataatgcttATAAAAACCATAATaaatatgataataattataataataaatataataataaatataataataataaatataataaaaacaaaaaatatcaaaaatatgaaaataatcaaatattaagttttttaaattaa